A window from Cucumis sativus mitochondrion chromosome 1, complete sequence encodes these proteins:
- the rps7 gene encoding ribosomal protein S7: MGGLDGEQKELIKKLVNFRMKEGKRTRVRAILYQTLNRPAQTERDGIKLMVEAVENIKPICEVEKVRVAATFYDVPGIVARDRQQTLAIRWILEAAFKRRISYRISLEKCSFDEILDAYRKRGIARKKRENLHRLASTNRSFAHFRWW; this comes from the coding sequence ATGGGGGGCTTGGATGGTGAGCAAAAAGAATTGATCAAGAAGTTGGTCAACTTTCGCATGAAAGAAGGTAAAAGAACGAGAGTTCGTGCTATTCTTTATCAAACTTTGAATCGCCCAGCTCAAACTGAACGCGATGGAATCAAACTTATGGTTGAGGCCGTAGAGAATATAAAGCCCATATGCGAAGTCGAAAAAGTCAGAGTAGCAGCTACTTTTTATGATGTCCCTGGGATTGTAGCCAGGGATCGTCAACAAACCTTAGCTATTCGTTGGATCCTTGAAGCAGCTTTCAAACGACGTATAAGCTACAGGATAAGCTTAGAGAAATGTTCATTTGATGAGATACTGGATGCTTACCGAAAGAGGGGAATTGCACGTAAGAAAAGGGAGAATCTTCATAGACTGGCTTCCACCAATCGAAGTTTCGCGCATTTCAGATGGTGGTAA